The genomic stretch gaaatgccaaaaaaaaacatatattccctacctctataatacggacacctctgtaatgcGGACACTCAGTATtagttctgtccctttggtgtccgtattaaagaggtttgactatacatcaatcaatcaataaacctTAAGCTGTTAAACTGGGGGGCTGTCTcgaaaaataatcaaaattcaaacagggGAAACAGCCACCAAACTGGGTGAAACATAACCACTTAAGACAAAACGAGTCACTATTTATTTGAAGTCTTATTTGTCTCCTCAGGGCCTGAACGATCACGGAATTTATGGGGTATGCGAACATAAGTTCTCAACGATTTTTCCCAGACATCCATTCGATTCGTCATTTAAGTAAGCCGACAAATGTCAAATTACCCTTTTAATTACACTGCGAACAAAAGTACTAAGCATTACTAATTCCTATCGAATATTGGCTCTTGTTTTCCTGTAATGAAAAATCACGTATTGAGACGTTGGGTGTACTTAGCGTAAACTACGTGCAAGATTCTTCAGCGACCTGAGCTTAAATCAGCATCCCGGGGGTACTACTGATCTGCTGCAAGCAGGTAGCATTCCATGGTCGCTTGGCCGTAAGCACAATGGCGACATTTCGTGAGGTCCTTTCAGTGCCGCTAGAGATTAGCATGCAAATTGAGTTTATCTTAGTATTTGTTATTAAGATAGTTAGACTGTAAAGTTATTCAAATGTAGTAAATGTTTGTAAACCTACCTGGAAGAAGTTAGGAGTACTTTAGGCAACGGTCTGGATTTCACAAAGACGCCTGAATTTTCAGCTCGTTGATAACGATTGGTCTAACAAGAGCTGGAAGTTACTGTAGGTGAGGCGTCTTAAACAAACACTTGATAATGCTTGACCTGAAAATCACGCAACTGTCAGAATCCAGCCACTTTTATCAATACGATTGAATATCATGATAGATCCTTTTGTTTTCATATGCTTTATTATACAATGTTAATTATGCTTTGACGTTGATAGTCAcatttgtaaattgtaacgcgCTTCATGATCGATCAAGCGATCGCACCCCTGCCAAACTTTTCGAACCTGTTTTATCCACGAGCCTCGTAAAAGAAAAATCTATTGTTTAGGAACgagaaattaatttaaaaaattaactttaCAACAGTGCCTCTTATTCAATCCCTCATTTACACCGGCAAACGGTTTCCCCGACAACTCAAGTAGTTTAACAAGACTGGGtgaaaaaaacgttttattgGTGAAAACTTTGGCAAAGAGGCTGAACTGAATCAATGTGTTTGGAAGACGGAAAGACTTCATCGTCCAAATAAAGAGTATAGTATAAATAACTTTACCGTAAATCACGGGATATGTTGCGGGAaaacgattttaaaaaaagtcttaTTCATCGACAGGTTCCTTTAACGAggaaaaattgtaagaaaagcTTGCGTTTCTCAGTGGCTCTTAAATCAACGTTAACGATTTTTCTCAGTTGCCTTTGTGTTAATTCATAATTTCAACGCTTCGTGTGTTCTTGGAACACTTTTGGTCTCAGACTTCTTACTTTTAACCGGCACATACCTGGGGAAACCTCAAACAGGAATAAGGCGAAGAGGAGGTGCAAATCGTCAAAAAGGTCGGAAGCTTTTAAATAACAGATCAGAGGTTGTATGAAAAATAGGCCTATTTTTCCTTTGCACAGAAAACATGTGTCAACGTAGTTTTTCACTTATTGACTTCCTTGGTTAAACCGCACTTCTTTATCAAAATTTACTTGAAGAAACATTTTTTAGGCGCCAAGCTCAAGGACGACAGCCCTCGTAGTGCGTCCGGTCTCCGCTACAATACACACAAGTATTCAGAATGTACTTAAGAAAAGTGGAATGATCAATTAACACTTTTTTCAAGAGAATAAAGTTGAGCGAGTTACTTTGTTTTCTCATGTTTTGGCAAAGTTCGTCACTGTTCCGTCAGCAGTGATTCGTAATAGCAAGAAGAAAGGAATCCCTGAGTTAAGAATTTCCTTTGGCTCTTTTGCATCACCGTCGTGTTCTCTTCAGGGCCGTCCACCAAATGTTCTCCCGAATTTTGCAAGATTGTGATGCGGATACAAAAAGTCCCCTccggaaaaaaaattagaaaaagatAACTGAAACGATGCAAAGCGCACACAAAATGTTACTGAACAAGACACTTGCAAATTcagaactgaaaaacaaaagacgttaactctttaagccccaatggtgaccaagatcaattttctcctaacgatatccataccttgtcaagagataaggttatgagaattaatgaaatgatcgctaaagagaaaatggtttgatcttttatcaaattctctcaactacctctttaaggaaatgtatggagatcagtttggagaattgctttgtggatattggggcttacaGGGTTAACTCAAGATTACTGAGGAATATAGCGGCCATTAAaatcaagtttgttttctttcggtACACACTGGGGACCATCTGTGGTACCATAACGCTCCACCTTTTGACCACCTTGTGTGGTAGGCGTGATCAGCACGGCATTAGTGGATCCAATGGAAGGATCTTCATCAAAGTAATTGAAAGGTCTAATGAAGAAGTTAACCGAGTTAGCAGCTGTCGCCGTGTTAGGAAGATCTTCTGAATGTGGCACATGCATCATACCCACGGTTACCCAGGCAACTAGATCCTCGTTCAAGATGGATTCGTTATCCAAAAGATACTGACGGAAATCCACCTGTGgggattgaaaaaatatatagatatatatatacagATTATATAAACCAAACTTTCCATCGaaaaagagattaaaaaaatgttttcggaAGTATAAATGATGATGGCGAGAATCAAATCACGTTAAAGGTTATAAGAAATAATAAACCATCACAACGTAACGTCACGGCGCGTAAGACTTTTAGTCTATTTCTAGATAACTTGTTGTGTTCTCTAACGCCCGcggttcacatcatcttcattctgAAGCCCCGTCCAAACGGACGCAGCATTGCTGGCCAACAAAACCCAGCATCAGGCtagatgttacatgttgcgtccatTCGCActcctgttgcatgttgttgcctgttgttgggagttgtaacattcgtttgcacaccactgcaaCACAGaagcaacaacacgcaacattCTTGGCGCAACaattttgggagttgttgcgtccgtttgcacgaagCGTAAGAACAAGTTTACAGCTAAGTTATGTTCTTTTACTGTGTGACCCAGGCGTCGTCTGAGACTACTGAACATACACCCTCAAGGATGATAAGCTACTGCCTTACTCACTCTTCCAGTTCCCTTCACTAACCTGTGGATCTGTAGGGGCGTGCTGGTTGTAGATGGAGCTGCTCTGCGTCtcattttctttatatttagTGACAGCCATTTGGTAAAGAGACCAACTCATCATGGGTACCATCATCCAGTCTTCAGGATACAATTGTTTCAGTATTCCTCCCAGTTGGATGCGATACCCCTTCTTCACGCCCACCCTGTTCTTCTCCGCATCATTAAAGAAATTCAGATATTTTGGAGTATCAAAGTTAAACTTATAAGTGGCGTCTAACTCTGTGTTTTTGACGCTGCGCTTTAGGACCTTTTGGACACGCCGTTTGTAAGGAAACCACCGCTCTGTGATATTTTCTATTCCGATCTCAATTGTCTCATAAGAGTTCTTTCTTCCACCGACGTCTAAGTCAACCTTGTAGTTGATCAGGTGATCGTGTGTGCCACTAAAGAAATGTTCATAAAGCTTATACCCGTATGGCTCAGCGTTAGAGTCATAAAATGAACCGAAGATATAACCAGATGCTGAAATCTTGACTTCTATGACACCGTTTTGGTAAAAGATGAAATCGAATACGTAATCGTAGTTGTACACAGTGGATATTGAGCGTAAAACGAGCACTTGATCTGCCATTCCACCATAGAAGCGGTATCCTCCCATAAAATTGTTATCATAATGTCGTCGCAGGGGCATTCCGGTGTTCAACTCAAACAGGCAGACAGCGTTGTGAAATGTCAGCGGAATATCTGCACCGCTCATGTGCACTAGGTCAAAGAAGGTGGCAGTATCTGGGCAATCCACGCCTCGCACCAACTCAAAGCTGCTCATCCCCATTCTCCAGCTGCCATCGAGGAAATTGTTCCAAGAAGGGTTTGGATAGTAGCCTGCATATGTGGCTGCAGCTTCCTGAAGGCTGAGTTCGTAGATGATTCTTTCTCCGTTGAATTTTATGTCGTATATTTGCATGCCACTGTTAGAGTCCATTCTGAAATCAAAGGACCAAGACATGTAGTTAACGTGGCGTCCACTGACAGTGTACCGTTTTCCGTCAGGCTCATACAATTCAGGGCCTCGCATAGGCTTGACTGGTTGTGGGTCTCCTCTGCGTTCATAGCTTGAAAATAGTGGGCCTTTTCCGACAGGTGAAGGTATCTTGATTTTGCGTATAGTGCCTTTCTTGTATTCGTCGACTAACTCATCAACAGAATCAAAAGTTTGGTTGTTGTAAATAACTTGcaggattttccatttttttacatCTGCACCTGAGTGATCAATTAACAAATGCAGATCAAGGGTATGACTGTATTCGCCTGTAACCTGACGGATGaaaaaaatccaggtatatCGGTCATCGCCCGTAAAACCCATTGGTGCGGTGTAAATGGTCGAAAGGCACTTTTCGGTACAATCAGTGAAGGAGTAGCCATCATAACTCTCTTGCATTAGCGTTTTTAGAGTTTTAGAGGCATTGTTCACAACTGCCTGGTACAAGGCAGTAAGCTCTAGATAGCCATCAAACGGACGAGCATTAAAGGGCACGGAATCTCTCTGTCTTCCAGGAATAATTCTGATGTCGTGTTTGTTTGGATTAGAGGCGGGAGAGACGACATATTCTCTTACCATTGGTGGGTCAGTAGCACCGTGAAATACGACCGCAATAGCTTTTCTTTCAGGCTTGGCACCATCTCTATCAAGGTATGCAAGAGCCTCATCTTTTGAGGGAGGGAGAAACTGTACAAGATAGATGTAGTTGCTATCTATAGAAGCTTGATCATATCTGGTGAGGTTTAGTTCAGCTTGTATCAAAAGGTAATCTCTAACGGAGGTAATTTCTTCGACTGTAAGGTCATCAAACACACCGGCGGACGTAGGTGGCTCAGAAGGGTTTGACATTCCATCTGCGCATGACGGTACAGAGGAATTCCTTCTGTAATCTGgacttttgttttgctttggtCCTGCTTTAGCTTTGGTCTGCCTTGTAGCTACTACTATCAAAGCAATAAGCAGCACAACGCTAATCACGACGAAGACTATAGTCAGTACTTTCCATTTCAAGACCGGTGCCCGCACACTCGAACGACTTGATTTTTTCTTGAGCATAGGATCGCTTGTATCCATGTTCAACTCCATAATAATCCTCttactaaaattataaaaaaaaagaaaaaaaaactgaataaaactaCAGTTAAAAAGGCTTGCCATTGGGTCTAAGAAGCGTCAATGGCAGACcacctccctcccctccctatTGATCCATGTCTATTGTATAATCCTCTTCCTAATGGTGTaagaaagaaaagtgaaaggGAGACTACATAAAACGGCAAGTTAGAGTTCAAGCAATCGCACTGCAGATCACCTCCAACCCCTCCTCCCCCTAAAggaatattttccaaaaaattcgCCCTCCTGTTAATTATGCCTCCCTGGACCAAAAGAGAACCCTAGCATTCCAATCAGATTTTTCTATACTGAAGGGGAGAAAGAGCGAAGAAAGAGAGAGAACGCAGAGAAAGCCTCCTTTTCCCTCCTCTGACTTCACACCCTTTATCTTTTCCTGAATCTCTTTTTCCTTACCTTTAAAGGTAGCCTGATATAGTAAGAACCTCCCCCAACACTAAATAGTATGTATGGAACTTACTGATAATTGTGGCGAGCGTGGCTTACGCGTTGGAAATTGGGAATTCACGTCCGATTTCTCTTCTCCCTTTCAAAAGCCACAGACAATTGCAGGGTTTGAAAATCCCAGCTATTCCATCGAGTAAAGTAAGTGCGAAACCTTTGATATGGAAGTGACCTTCCTATCATGAAAGTGGGATCAAGTGGAACTTATTTTCACCCGAAGTGTTTTCCGGTTGGCCTCATTTACGTAAGTGGAGGCTTTCTGAAACACGGACGTAACTATCATGCAAAGACTTGCCTTTACCGATCGCAAAATGTTCAGTTGAGTGTCacgcaaaataaaacaaaaagtaataaataaaccATAAGCTGTTACATGCTGTTAAGTATATTGTCTCTCTAGCGCCGTAACGCCAACCCGGAATTTGCAACATGCGGGCATCAAAATTCTTAAAGATCTTTCGAAGACATCCATTCACATCGCTCGTTATTATGTCGATTTGGCCTTCAGTCCGGTTAAATTCAAGTATTAAAAAGAATCACAATTCTGACACGTCAGAACCCTTTATATATTAGATGAAAATACAGGGTGAAGATAGAAATTTTATGTTGCGAGTGGTTGTAATTTTCACCGCAAACAACCCAACTCTCTCGCACCTCTCAGTATCGCGGGTCCAACATAGTGAGTAAGCTTTATTTGACTACCGTAAATGAAATTACAGTATGCAAACTTAAGATAATAcgggataataataatatgtcGCAGGTGCTAGCTGCAGCTGGTACACATCGATAGCTTCCATTGCCGTTGTTGATGTTGGTTTACTGAGTACGTGGTACGAATATCGGCGAAATTTCGTGAAGATCGAATCCTTGTGGAGAGGTGTCCAAGTGTAAAGGTCTTCAAAGCAAATTATGGACTGTAAAGGTATTCAAATGTCGTAAATGATTGTTGACCTACCTGGAAGGAGTTAAGTAGTACCGTAGGCAAAAGTCTGGAATTGTTTTCGCTAAAACGTCTTGAATTTACCGGCCTCGTAAACGCGGAGCAATGGGTTTAACAAGAGCTGGAAACTGACGGTGCTATAGCAATACTAGGGACAAACACCTGACTTCAGTCACGTAACTGTTGGTACTCAGCCGCCCGGCTGCTTTGTATCAGTTTTGATTGTTTTCGTATGCTTTGTTCTGCAAAGACGACATTGACGTTGATAAGTGACAGGACCGGATATTCTTATCTTTGTAATTGATTTATATTGCACCGAGGATCAATCGAGCGAATAAGTGCACAAGAATAATACTGTAACACGTCCACACCCCcaggggtactcctgggaattcttagtGGGGGTGTGCCACCCAGCAGTCTGTGaataaatgtcattttccacacccgtttttagacctggcctctaaaatccatacccattttcagacctgacctctaagaaattatgtcatcattacttagattagaacagcaacgAAAAAAGACTTATAAAAAATCCATTTCAAATatattcgcatatttctctttccgTTTCTTACTTATTTGGAACTGAAAAGATAAGTACGCTCATACAGTACCGtggttcccttgaaaaccatacccgatcccagaccaaaatgggcaaaatccatacccgatttcagaccaaaacgaggaaaaaaccctaccctttggggcggcacatacctatatggcttataggTATCTGAAACCGGGTGTGCCATGAAGACTTGTAAttagtaattggtgcgttttaaacagtcg from Porites lutea chromosome 1, jaPorLute2.1, whole genome shotgun sequence encodes the following:
- the LOC140941624 gene encoding diamine oxidase [copper-containing]-like; translation: MELNMDTSDPMLKKKSSRSSVRAPVLKWKVLTIVFVVISVVLLIALIVVATRQTKAKAGPKQNKSPDYRRNSSVPSCADGMSNPSEPPTSAGVFDDLTVEEITSVRDYLLIQAELNLTRYDQASIDSNYIYLVQFLPPSKDEALAYLDRDGAKPERKAIAVVFHGATDPPMVREYVVSPASNPNKHDIRIIPGRQRDSVPFNARPFDGYLELTALYQAVVNNASKTLKTLMQESYDGYSFTDCTEKCLSTIYTAPMGFTGDDRYTWIFFIRQVTGEYSHTLDLHLLIDHSGADVKKWKILQVIYNNQTFDSVDELVDEYKKGTIRKIKIPSPVGKGPLFSSYERRGDPQPVKPMRGPELYEPDGKRYTVSGRHVNYMSWSFDFRMDSNSGMQIYDIKFNGERIIYELSLQEAAATYAGYYPNPSWNNFLDGSWRMGMSSFELVRGVDCPDTATFFDLVHMSGADIPLTFHNAVCLFELNTGMPLRRHYDNNFMGGYRFYGGMADQVLVLRSISTVYNYDYVFDFIFYQNGVIEVKISASGYIFGSFYDSNAEPYGYKLYEHFFSGTHDHLINYKVDLDVGGRKNSYETIEIGIENITERWFPYKRRVQKVLKRSVKNTELDATYKFNFDTPKYLNFFNDAEKNRVGVKKGYRIQLGGILKQLYPEDWMMVPMMSWSLYQMAVTKYKENETQSSSIYNQHAPTDPQVDFRQYLLDNESILNEDLVAWVTVGMMHVPHSEDLPNTATAANSVNFFIRPFNYFDEDPSIGSTNAVLITPTTQGGQKVERYGTTDGPQCVPKENKLDFNGRYIPQ